Part of the Fimbriimonadia bacterium genome, GGTGCATGCCAAGCTTCGACTGCTGCGAGCGAGTGGCAACTCATAGATCGCCCTGCAGGCCGAAGTTGGTCAGCACGATGTTCAGGTCCACCAGGTCCACGGAGCCGTTCCACGTGAGGTCTCCCATCCCTCCGGGATTCCCGAAGTAGGTAAGTACTGTGTTCAGATCGGCCAGGTCCACGGCGTTGTTGCCATCGGCATCTCCGTTGCGCAGCGTGAAGTCCACGCCCGTGGTCGTCGGTCCGACTATGACCCGACTGGGTAGCACCTGACGCAGCCAATTCGGGAACTTCACGGCAACGTCGTACGTGCCTGCAGGCACGCCGCTGAGGCTGTAATCGCCAGAGGCGCCCAACGTGGCAAGGTCCGAGTGGAGAACCGTCTGCGTGCCGGGAGCGCGGAACTGCATCAGTGCCATCAAGCCGGCAGGCCCCACATAGTTTTCCAGCGTCACGCGGCCGGTCACGGTCGCCAGTCCTGCACCTGCGGTCACATCCAGTACGGTCCACACGGCATGATGATCCGAGGCGTTTGCGCTGTCTCCCGCGAACACCCCGGGCGGCGTGTTCTGTGCGCTGTTGAACACGCCTTTGCTGAGAACCGTCACGTTGTCCCTCACCCCGTTGTTCGGGGACACCATGATGTAGTCGAACCGCTGCGACGGCGTGGTGGAGCGCCAGGTTCGCTTGTCGCCGAACGGCTGCAGCGGGACTAGATCGTAGGTGGGCGTCTGAAGAACCGTCGTAATGGGCCAGTAAGTGTGTCCGTTAGGAAGCGTGGTGCCGAGCGGGTAAACCTTCGGCAAGTCGGCATCCTCGTTCTCATTGAAGTCGCCGGTAAGTACGATGGCGCTACCAGGATACAGCGAGGCCATGTAGTTCACGGTGTCCCGCGCGCCTTCCGCGTTGACTTGGCGGTTCTGAGCGTCCGTGGTAGTCCCGCCCGAGTCGAAGTGACCGGTGAACACTAGCAAGCCGTTCGTGCCGGGAACGTTGATTCGTGTCGAGGTAAACCCACGGCCGGGAGAGCCGATGTACACGTCCGTCGCACTATAGAACGGGTACTTGCTCACCACCGCACAGCTCGTGTAGCCGTCGGATCGGGTGTTCACGTACACGTAGTAGTTCACATCCCGCTGCGGCGAGGGTCCGTAGATGGTCAGGTAGGTCTGGATGAAAGTGTCTAGCGCCGCGCGCTGGTTGACCCAGTTCCAGCCAGAGGTGTTGCCACCTAGTTCCTGGATCAGCCAGATGTCGGGATCGAGGTAGTTGACGATCCGCGCCATGTACGGCTGAGCGGCCGAATTGGGGCTGTTGGCGCCGACCGCCCGCTTGATGTTCCAGTCGAGTATCTTGACTTCAGTCGCCCAAGCCGATGCGACAAGAGCTGCAAAGGCCAAAAACAGCGTAGCAATCCGATAAGTCCCCATCTCGTCCCCCATGACCTTACCAACGAGGAATGCGCCTATGTGGCGCTGGATGTAGTATGGCCTGTCGGGTGCCGATTCGTCACCGGTCCGGTGCCGATATCGTGCGGGTTGACAGACTCCCAGTCGAACGTGAACAATCTGCTAACACTTTTGCCGGCGCAACCGGACCGGTATCTCCACCGTAGGTTTATGGCTTAGCGATTACACCGATAGGGGGGTTTGACGACGGGAATGCTTCTTGTTATGGGAGTTTTGGGCCTGCTGATCTGTGTCGTCGGTCTGCCGCTCGCCGCCGGACGGGTCAAGCGCAATCCCTGGTACGGGTTCCGCACACCTAAGACACTTTCATCGGACGAGGTCTGGTACCCAGCTAACCGCTATGCGGGTCGTGCGCTCGCGGCAGCGGGAATCGCGACTGCCGGGCTCTCTGTTCTGACGCTCCCCCTGGCTTGGCTGCTGCCCGTCGAAATGGTGAACTGGTTCGCCTTGGTCATCCTCATGGTGCCGCTCGGTTGGGCAGTGGTCCGCTGCTTCGTATACCTCAGCAAGCTTTAGCGCCTATTGCAGCGCCGCAAGTCGCCCCAACTGCTCCTCCAAGGCCTCGTACACCTGCTCGAACGAGTCCACCACGAAGAGCAGCGGTTGATAGTGGTCAATCTCGAACGGCTGGTTCATCACCCGCTCTGCGTCGAAGGGCAGCTTCTCGACCGCGTCCGTTAGTGCATAGGCGCCTTCGCCCGGCGAGGAGCATAGCCCGGAGCCGTAGATCTTGATGCGACCGTCCTCAGAGATAAGGCCGAACTCGACGGTGAACCAGAAGAGGCGAGCCAGCCTCGTGCGCTCCTCTTCGCTCAAGTCCCCCATCCCCAGCTCGCCGAACTTCTGCAGGAAGTCTGCGAAAACGGGGTCCGTGTGCATCGGCACGTGTCCGAACACGTCGTGAAACATGTCCGGTTCCGGCAGGTAGTCGAGCTGGTCCTCCGGCCGGATGCTGATGGTGGTGGGGAACTTGCGCTGCGAAAGCGAAGTGAAGAACTCCTTCGCCGGGAGGTACCCGCCGACCGGAGCGGCCTGCCAGCCCGTCAGCGGCTCCAGCTTCGCGTTCACATCGCCAATCCGGGGCATGTGCATTGGGTCAAAACCAATGATATCGAGGCCACGGAGGAACGCGGCGCAGGCTTGGTCTGGAAGCGTCGCCATTCTGCGCTCGAATAACGTTGCCCAAGTGCGGTGGTGTGCCTCGGTGTACGCGCTGTAGTCCTGCTCGATGTACACGGTGATCGCCCTCCCCTTCGCGAACGCTCGACATTATTTAGCATAATAAAAGAAAGAATGCAAGTCACGTGCCCCGTCGGCCACTGCGTTCGAGGATCACTACATGGCAATGCACCGGGTTACACGCGCTGTGCACTTCAGCGCCGCCCACAACTTTTGGCTCGATGCACTTAGCGAAGCGGACAACCGGGCCGTCTTCGGGTCCACGGCGTCGCCCTGGCCGCACGGGCACGACTATCGCGTGGAACTGACCGTCGAGGGCGGTGTCTGCTCGAACACCGGCATGGTGGTGAACCTGGCGAACCTCGACGCATTGCTCCGAGAGCGCGTGGTCAACCCGCTGAACGGCACTTGGCTCAACAAGCAGGTGCCCGAGTTCGGCCAACGTCCTCCGTCTTTGGAGGTCCTCGCTCCCTACCTGTACGCCCGTCTTGCGGAGGGCGTGGGACCGCTGACCATCACTCGGCTTCGGCTGGTCGAGTCCCCCTATCTATCTCTGGATTACCTGCCGCATGAGGAGGAGAAGATGCTGATGACCCGAAGGTACGACTTCTGCGCGGCGCATCGGCTGCACAACCCGGCTCTGAGCGACGAAGAAAATGTCGCCATCTTCGGCTCGTGCAACAACCCCTATGGTCACGGGCACAACTACGTGCTCGAGGTCACGTTGGCAGGAAGCCCCGATCCTGTGACGGGACTGATGTTGGACCTGGACACTCTGGACCGCGTGGTCCACGAGGAGGTCGTCGAAGTCTTGGACCACCGCTACCTGAACGTGGAAGTCCCCGAGTTCCACGATTTGGTCCCCACCACCGAGAACCTGTGCAGAGTGATCTGGGATCGCCTCGTGGGGAAGGTCCCGGGCAGGCTGCACAAGGTCGGCATCCACGAGACGCCGAACAACTTCTTCGAATACGTGGGGGACGAGTGAGATGGGAGACAACTTGGAGCAGATCTATCGCAACCTGCTGACCGAGATCGGAGAGAACCCGTCGCGAGAAGGCCTGCTGCTGACCCCCGGCCGCGCTGCCGAGGCCATGAGATACCTCACCCGCGGCTACTCGATGGACCTGCGCGAAGTGCTGAACGACGCTTTCTTCGAGGCAACCGGAGACGGCATGGTGATCGTGCGCAACGTAGAGTATTTCAGCCTGTGCGAGCACCATCTGTTGCCGTTCTTCGGGCGCGTTCATGTGGGCTATATCCCGCGTGAGAAGATCATCGGGCTGAGCAAGATAGGGCGCGTGGTGGACGTCTTCGCCCGGCGCCTACAAGTTCAGGAGCGCATGACGACCCAGATCGCCGAGGCGATTGACTACGCTATTCGGCCCGAGGGCGTGGCTGTGGTAGCCGAGGGAAGGCACCTGTGCATGATGGCGCGAGGCATCGAAAAGCAGCACTCCAGCGTGATGACCAGCCACGTCATCGGCGTCTTTCGCGACGACTCCGCGACTCGAAACGAGTTCCTTTCGCTCATCCGCCGCGACCCGGACGAGTAGTCTTAGGGTCCAATCCCCAACCCGCCTAGCCGACAATGGTGCTTGGTGAAGCAGCAATGATGGTTGCCGTGATCCTCTACGCCCTAACGGCGTTCATCTTCTACATCGTTCTTACGCGCGTCGCCGCCCGCGAGCCCGATGCGATGTCCTCGGCCGATACCAAGTGGCCCGACCGCCTCGGGCTGGACGCGGAATCCACGAAGCGCGCCGCATAACCCCGCCGCGCCACACCTCCGCTACAACCCCACTGTCACTTTGAGGCGAAGTCGGGAAGCCCCTTTCTGAACACGCCTTCGGCTGTCCCCTTTGGTGCTTCGGCATTGCTGGCTCGCATCGATAACTTAGCATGCCACTTGCCAATATAAATGGTGAGGGATAAGAAGCATTGACTCACCTGTGCTTGTGCCTCGCTTGCTTCTCTCGAGGTCACTTCGACGGCCACGCCGATCATAGGCCTTAAGTCCTATTTGCCAAGGTAATGAACGGGCACTCCGTGGAGAACCTTATAGTTGTGTTGGCAATCCAGATTGCAGGCTGAAGGTGGTGGCGGGCAATGAACCGGTGGTCCATAATTCATCCTCAGGTACAGATTAGTGCCATAGCATGGGCGTTTGCGCTGCTTGCTACAGCCTCTGCCCAAGTCAACTCCGACATGGCAGCCGGGGGGCTGCCCGACCCTGATCCGCTAACGACAGGCCTCCGCGATGCCGTCGGATGGCCACCAACCGACAGTGAGGCGGGACACCGTGTGGTGGTGTTTCCCGGCGAACTCCTGTTCCTGATGACGGATACGCCGCATGACTCAGGGTACGCGCCATGGGTCCCGCCGACTCCCGGGGCGGAAATCGTGACTCCGGGTGAGGCTTTCGTAAGCTATTGGCACGCCTACGGCGGCGAAGTCCTTGCGGTTGATCATGAGAGTATTCTTTATCGCGCCCCCACCGAGCCAGGCATCGCTTTCTTTGGGAGGCTCGTATGAAGCGAAGATGGTTTGCACCGCTCGTGATTGCGGTAGTGGGTGTGGTCATCGTGGGTACGGTGACCTGGGCGCTTCGTGGCCGCGGCACCACTGATGAAACACAAACTGCTCAGCCCGTGGCCTCGTGGCTGGTGCTGGAGCCTGGGACCGAAGTTCTATTCGAGCTGAGCCGTCCAGTCGATCCGAGCGATTATCCGCCCGCTCGCACTCTACCGGACGGAACGGAATACATTCCCCCTCCTCGACCAAAGGATGGGAAGTATTGGGCGAGGAGTGGTCTGATGTTGCGGTGGTTGGGGATGGGCGTCGTCTGGGCTACCAAAAACCAAGTGCTCTACGTGGCGCCTGATGCCCCCGCGGTTTTGGACGGGCTAGAGCTCTACCGTGCTTGGTTCGGCGATCTGCTTGTAGATACTTCCGCAAAAGCATCGCCCGTGATTGAGCGAAAGCCGGAAGCCCGGCTGTTCGTTGTAACCAAAGGCAATCCTTCTTTGGAGGCCCGTGGGATGACACCGGAACAGGCAGGTCCGGACTACTGGTGGGGAGAAGGCTCTGTGCGCCTGCGCATCGTTTCGATGCGATCCAAGGAACAAGCCGGCACGGACAGAGGCGTTCCTGCATGGCACGGCGGAAGCGAGTCTACGAAAAATCCCGACGGCAGCACCGAAGTGAGACCACTGTATCACGACCACTGACCACGGGAGTCGAGCCTGCTCCGCTGCTGTAGCAACGGCGACCCACTCGGTTACCGGAGATCGAGGCCTCGACCCGCAATCGTCCGGTGACCTCGTCGGCTGCCAGCCGCAGGGCTGAGGCTAGGACAGTGCCAAACACCCCTCCCTGAATCGGTCTGGCCGAGCCACTCTGGGGCTTGGAGCGCCTACGCGCCGAGCTTGATGCGGGCGGCGATGATCTGCATCACCAGCGTCACCACCATAAACGCGATACCCGTACCGAGCGTGATGCGCGAGATGAAGTCATCGAAGCCGGGCTTGCCCTTGTAGGTTGTCCGGACCGCCGCCGAGGCGCCCGTCAACCCCCCGGCCTTCGCTCCCTGGAAGGTGACCAGGACGGTGAAGATGACCGCTATCAGGACGTCAATCCACAGAAGAAAAGAGTAAACGTGCTGCAAATCTCGCTCCCAGAATGGGCCGCCGTCTGCCGGCAAGGAACCCGCCGAAAAAGCAGTGTACCCCAGCCTCGCCCCCGCCGTCCGACGAACCCGGCCCACTTGACTTCTACGGCGTGGTCGGGTACCTTTTTTATTCCCGCCGACCTGGTGAAATTGGTAAACACGCTGGCTTCAGGTGCCAGTGCTCGCAAGGGCTTGGGGGTTCGAGTCCCCCGGTCGGCACCACCTTCCTCCCTCTGCGCCCTCGCAACGCGCCGCTGGGTGGACGGGTATAATGCGCGGGCAATCAAGGGCGGAATATGAAGCGAACGTACCAACCGAACAACCGACACCGGCATCGCACGCACGGCTTTATGGTGCGGATGCGAACCAAAGACGGGCAGAGCGTCCTGAAGGCGCGGCGGCGTAAGGGACGGCATGAGATTGCCGTCGTGCGCAAGAAAAAGCTCGTCAAGTAAGCGACATTGTGCTTCCCCGACACGCTCGTCTGCGGAAGCGGTCGGACTTCGCGAAGGTATATGCGGAAGGCCGGTTCGCACATTCCCCGATCCTTACCCTTCACATCCGCAGACGAGCGGACGCGGAGGGGCCGCGTATTGGGGTTGTTGCCAGTCGGAGGTTGGGCAAGTTGGCCAGGAGGGTGTTGTGGAAACGGCGCGTGAGGGCGGCGCTCGAAAAGCGCCTGGGCAAGATCGCAGCAGGACTAGACCTGATCTTCGTCCTTCGCCCGGCGATCCTCATGGCGGAGTTCGAGCAGATCGACTCCAGCGTGGAGGATCTGCTAAAGCGGATGGGGGCGATGAGCGCATGACTTTGGCCCAACGGGCGCTGACCTCGACGATCCGAGGCTACCAGAAGGTCTCGCGCTTTACGCCACCCGTCTGCATCTATAGCCCGACGTGCTCGGAATACGCCGCGCAGGCCATACGGAAGTACGGAGCTCTGAAGGGCCTATATCTCGCACTGCGCAGAGTCCTGCGCTGTCACCCGTTCGGCAAAGGAGGATACGACCCCGTCCCGTGATGCGGTCTTGAATGATGAGCCAAAGGCCACAGCAACAAGGTCCCAACTGGATGACGATGCTGCTCTTCTTCATCGTCGCCTATCTCGGCATCACCCTTTTGGTGGGCGGGCGCCAGCAGCCTCAGCAAGAGGTCCGCTCGGCGCAGGACATGCTCACGACGGTTCAGAAGGAGTTCGCCAAGCCAGCCCCGGACGATCTCGTCATCAAGCAGCATCTCGACAGCTTGGCTCGGCACTATCCGGAAAGCAAGGAGCGCGCCGAGGCTTGGTCCGTGTACGCTCGCGTCCTCGAGGACAAGGGCAACCTGAAGGATATCCCTAAGCGCAATCACTACCTCGACCTTGCCGAACAGGAGTACACCAAGTTCCGCAGCACCATGCCCGAGCAGTATGAGCGCCTGGTGCCCAAAGGCAAGTTGGACGAGTTGCATGCCGAGTTGAATCGGCGTTACCGGGTGGAGCCGACCTGGGGCATCGGTATCGGGTATCAGTTCATTGACGGGGTGGTCCGTGCAACGGGGCGCATTCCGTGGTTCTCCTATGCCTTCGCGACTTTGGTGATCGCCATCGTGGTGCGAGCTCTCACCTATCCGTTTGCGCAGTCGAGCTTCAAGATGATGCGTCAGATGCGGGCTCTGCAGCCGGTGTTGGAGAAGCTGAAGGAGCGATACGAGGGTAGGGAACTGCTCGAGAAGCAGCAGGAGGTTTTTCGCCAACAGGGGGTCAACCAGTTCTCCGGTTGCCTCGCTATGTTCCTCCCGCTCCCGTTCATGATCTGGGTGTACCACGTCATGCGGGCCTATCGGTTCGAGTTCGAGCAGGGCACGTTCCTTTGGATCAACCCCACGATCTCGAAGGCGACCGGTGGGCTGGTGGGCCCCAACCTCGGCACCCACGACCACCTGCTTCTGATTCTTTATGCGCTCAGCATGTACGTCACGCAGCGGATGATGGTAACGGACAAGGCGCAGGAGAAGCAGCAGAAGGTTACCGCCCTGGTATTCAGCGCAGTCTTTCTGGTAATGATGTACTTCTGGAGGTTGCCGAGCGCGTTTCTGCTCTATTGGCTCGCGTTCAACATCCTAAGCACCGCGCAGCAGGTATGGGTCAATAAGCAGCCTATGCCAGCGCCGGTGTTCGAGTTGCCGGAAGTCGTCGGTGGCGGAAAGGGTACGG contains:
- a CDS encoding 6-carboxytetrahydropterin synthase, whose product is MAMHRVTRAVHFSAAHNFWLDALSEADNRAVFGSTASPWPHGHDYRVELTVEGGVCSNTGMVVNLANLDALLRERVVNPLNGTWLNKQVPEFGQRPPSLEVLAPYLYARLAEGVGPLTITRLRLVESPYLSLDYLPHEEEKMLMTRRYDFCAAHRLHNPALSDEENVAIFGSCNNPYGHGHNYVLEVTLAGSPDPVTGLMLDLDTLDRVVHEEVVEVLDHRYLNVEVPEFHDLVPTTENLCRVIWDRLVGKVPGRLHKVGIHETPNNFFEYVGDE
- the secG gene encoding preprotein translocase subunit SecG translates to MQHVYSFLLWIDVLIAVIFTVLVTFQGAKAGGLTGASAAVRTTYKGKPGFDDFISRITLGTGIAFMVVTLVMQIIAARIKLGA
- the yidD gene encoding membrane protein insertion efficiency factor YidD — its product is MTLAQRALTSTIRGYQKVSRFTPPVCIYSPTCSEYAAQAIRKYGALKGLYLALRRVLRCHPFGKGGYDPVP
- a CDS encoding membrane protein insertase YidC — protein: MTMLLFFIVAYLGITLLVGGRQQPQQEVRSAQDMLTTVQKEFAKPAPDDLVIKQHLDSLARHYPESKERAEAWSVYARVLEDKGNLKDIPKRNHYLDLAEQEYTKFRSTMPEQYERLVPKGKLDELHAELNRRYRVEPTWGIGIGYQFIDGVVRATGRIPWFSYAFATLVIAIVVRALTYPFAQSSFKMMRQMRALQPVLEKLKERYEGRELLEKQQEVFRQQGVNQFSGCLAMFLPLPFMIWVYHVMRAYRFEFEQGTFLWINPTISKATGGLVGPNLGTHDHLLLILYALSMYVTQRMMVTDKAQEKQQKVTALVFSAVFLVMMYFWRLPSAFLLYWLAFNILSTAQQVWVNKQPMPAPVFELPEVVGGGKGTGVPKQHKKRRR
- the rnpA gene encoding ribonuclease P protein component, which gives rise to MLPRHARLRKRSDFAKVYAEGRFAHSPILTLHIRRRADAEGPRIGVVASRRLGKLARRVLWKRRVRAALEKRLGKIAAGLDLIFVLRPAILMAEFEQIDSSVEDLLKRMGAMSA
- the folE gene encoding GTP cyclohydrolase I FolE, with the protein product MGDNLEQIYRNLLTEIGENPSREGLLLTPGRAAEAMRYLTRGYSMDLREVLNDAFFEATGDGMVIVRNVEYFSLCEHHLLPFFGRVHVGYIPREKIIGLSKIGRVVDVFARRLQVQERMTTQIAEAIDYAIRPEGVAVVAEGRHLCMMARGIEKQHSSVMTSHVIGVFRDDSATRNEFLSLIRRDPDE
- a CDS encoding phenylalanine 4-monooxygenase, whose protein sequence is MTVYIEQDYSAYTEAHHRTWATLFERRMATLPDQACAAFLRGLDIIGFDPMHMPRIGDVNAKLEPLTGWQAAPVGGYLPAKEFFTSLSQRKFPTTISIRPEDQLDYLPEPDMFHDVFGHVPMHTDPVFADFLQKFGELGMGDLSEEERTRLARLFWFTVEFGLISEDGRIKIYGSGLCSSPGEGAYALTDAVEKLPFDAERVMNQPFEIDHYQPLLFVVDSFEQVYEALEEQLGRLAALQ
- a CDS encoding endonuclease/exonuclease/phosphatase family protein is translated as MGDEMGTYRIATLFLAFAALVASAWATEVKILDWNIKRAVGANSPNSAAQPYMARIVNYLDPDIWLIQELGGNTSGWNWVNQRAALDTFIQTYLTIYGPSPQRDVNYYVYVNTRSDGYTSCAVVSKYPFYSATDVYIGSPGRGFTSTRINVPGTNGLLVFTGHFDSGGTTTDAQNRQVNAEGARDTVNYMASLYPGSAIVLTGDFNENEDADLPKVYPLGTTLPNGHTYWPITTVLQTPTYDLVPLQPFGDKRTWRSTTPSQRFDYIMVSPNNGVRDNVTVLSKGVFNSAQNTPPGVFAGDSANASDHHAVWTVLDVTAGAGLATVTGRVTLENYVGPAGLMALMQFRAPGTQTVLHSDLATLGASGDYSLSGVPAGTYDVAVKFPNWLRQVLPSRVIVGPTTTGVDFTLRNGDADGNNAVDLADLNTVLTYFGNPGGMGDLTWNGSVDLVDLNIVLTNFGLQGDL
- the rpmH gene encoding 50S ribosomal protein L34 codes for the protein MKRTYQPNNRHRHRTHGFMVRMRTKDGQSVLKARRRKGRHEIAVVRKKKLVK
- a CDS encoding SdpI family protein; the encoded protein is MGVLGLLICVVGLPLAAGRVKRNPWYGFRTPKTLSSDEVWYPANRYAGRALAAAGIATAGLSVLTLPLAWLLPVEMVNWFALVILMVPLGWAVVRCFVYLSKL